Genomic window (Prochlorococcus marinus str. GP2):
TACAAAAATAGCTTTAATAGTTAGAAAAGAAAAAGGACGATTAAGAAATTATTTTCATATTGGAACTGGTAACTATAACTCTAATACTTCAAGATTTTATACAGATTTAGGGTTACTTTCAACAGATCCTGATATTGCATCAGATTTACTTGAGTTATTTAATTACTTATCAGGGTTTTCTAAACAAAAAAGTTATCAAAAATTGTTAATTTCTCCCTCATCGATGAGAGAAAAATTTATTTTTCTAATAAGGAGAGAAATTAATAATGCAGTGGAAGGTAAAAAAGCTGAAATAATTGCAAAAATGAATTCTTTAGTAGACCCTGAAATAATTAAACTGCTTTATTTAGCTTCTGATTCAGGTGTAAAAATTAGTCTTATAGTAAGAGGTATTTGTTGCTTATATCCCCAAAGAAAAAATTTAAGTGAAAATATTAAAGTCATCAGCATTATTGGCCATTTTCTTGAACACTCAAGAATTTTTTGGTTTTGTAATAACGGTGATAATGAGGTTTATATTGGAAGTGCAGATTGGATGAGAAGAAATCTTGATAGACGAATAGAAGCTGTTACTCCGATAGAGGATTATGAATTGAAATCTAAAATATACTCACTTTTGCAAACCTACATTAAAGATGATTACTTTGCTTGGATAATGAAGGAAGATGGTTCTTATTCGAAATTGAAATTAGATTCATCAGATAATCGTTCGCAAATTGACCTCATAAAAAAATAAAATTAATATTGATTTTTACAACATTTAAAAAATTTCTTAATATTTTAAAATTTTTTTTATTTTTCTAAAAACCTTTTATAGCAACTGTTCTCAAGAAATTAGAACAAAAATATCTTTTTTTGTCTTTAAAGTTTCAACGTAAAAGTAGTTTTTATTTCAATTTCAGTGCTAGTTTTTTAAAAAATCCATTATTTAGGAGGCCAGGGTGATGGGGATCCCTCTGGAATCTGCAAAAAGCTCTTCAGATAATAATTTTGAGGAGCCAAGATTACCAAACACTGCGGGCAAGTCTCGTAAATCAAAATCCAGTCTAACTGCAAAACAAAGCCAAAAAAAATCTGGAAGACTTGCTTCAGATTCTATTGGCTATTACTTAAGTAGCATTGGTAGAGTACCTCTTCTAACTCCAGCTGAGGAAATAGAGTTGGCTCATCATGTTCAAACCATGAAAAAGTTGCTGCAAACTCCTGAAACTGATAGAACTCAACGAAATCTGTATCAAATTAAGATTGGCAAAAGAGCCAGAGATAGAATGATGGCAGCTAATCTAAGACTAGTTGTCTCCGTTGCAAAAAAATATCAAAACCAAGGCCTTGAATTATTAGACCTTGTCCAGGAAGGTGCTATTGGCCTTGAAAGGGCTGTAGATAAATTTGATCCTGCTATGGGATATAAATTCTCAACTTATGCCTACTGGTGGATTAGGCAAGGTATGACAAGAGCTATTGATAACAGTGCAAGAACTATCCGCTTACCTATTCACATAAGTGAAAAACTTTCCAAAATGAGAAGAGTCTCTAGAGAATTGTCCCATAAATTTGGTAGACAACCTACCAGATTAGAAATGGCAAATGAGATGGGAATTGATCAAAAAGATTTAGAGGATTTAATTTCGCAAAGTGCACCTTGCGCCTCCCTAGATGCTCATGCAAGAGGTGAAGAAGACAGAAGTACTTTAGGTGAACTAATACCTGATCCAAACTGTGAAGAGCCTATGGAAGGTATGGATAGAACTATTCAAAAAGAGCATTTAGGAACTTGGCTTTCTCAATTAAATGAAAGAGAGCAAAAAATTATGAAGCTCAGATTTGGCCTAGATGGTGCAGAACCATTAACACTCGCAGAAATAGGAAGACAAATTAATGTTTCAAGAGAAAGAGTAAGACAACTAGAAGCTAAAGCAATATTAAAACTTAGAGTAATGACAACTCATCAAAAAGCAGCTTAATACAATTGATAAAATTTACTGTAATTTTATTATATTTATTTTTAATTTTTCTTATATCAATAGTCTTTAAAAAATATAATGAAGATAGCAGAGAAACCGTAAGAAAAATAATACATATTGGAGTAGGACCATTAATACCAATTACACAATTTCTAAAAATTAATCAAAATTCAGCGCTTATTTTTACAGGAATTGTCTCATTAATGGTTTTAATCAATTACACCTATAAATTATTTCCAACAATTGAAGATGTTGAGAGAAAGAGTTATGGAACATTATTTTATTGTCTAAGTTTATTTATTTTGATTTATCTTTTCTGGGATAAAAATCCATATGCATTAATTACTGGATTTTTTATTATGACTTTTGGTGATGGATTAGCAGGGTTAATAGGAAAGAGCTTCAACTCAAAGAGTTGGATTTTTTTTAAACAAAAAAAATCATTATTTGGCACTGCGACAATGTTTTTAACAAGCTTTATAGTAGTTTGCTCAATAGGATATGCCCAAGAAAATAATTTTAATTTAAATTATTTTACGATAGCTTTCTTTGCAACTGTTCTGGAACAATTTAGTTTTTTAGGGATAGATAATTTCATTGTTCCAATATCTTCAGCATTATTTTTTAATTTTTTTATAACTAGCTAAGTGAATTGTATAAAATAGCGAGTAATTCTTTTGTTGTTTCTATATCTATGCAAGCATCTGTAATACTTCTGCCAAACTGGAGATCTTCTTTTTTGACAAGTTTTTGATTACCTTCCTTCAAATGACTTTCAAGCATAACTCCCAAAATATTTTTTTCACCATTACTTATTTGAGAAGCTATGTTGTTTAGCACTTTAGACTGTTTTCGGAAGTCTTTATTGGAATTTCCATGACTACAATCAATCATCACTTTGTGAGGAAGATTACATTGCCTCAATTCATCTGAAATTCTTTTAACGTGTTCACTTTCGAAATTAGGGCCTTTTGAACCTCCCCTTAAAACTATATGTCCATCTGGATTTCCTGTAGTATTAACTATAGAAGCCATTCCATTTTCATTTACACCTAAGAAATGATGGGATTTTGAAGCTGACTCCATTGCATTAATTGCAGTAGCAAAGGAACCATCCGTTCCATTTTTAAAGCCTATAGGCATTGATAATCCTGATGCCATTTCTCTATGAGTTTGACTTTCTGTAGTCCGCGCACCTATGGCAGTCCAACTTATTAAATCGGCAATGTATTGAGGAACAATTGGATCTAGTAATTCTGTAGCAGAAGGTATTCCAATAGTTGCTAAATACGAAAGCAAACTTCTCGCCCTTCTTAAACCAGTATTAATATCATAAGAATCATCTAAATGAGGATCATTTATCAAACCCTTCCAACCAATAGTTGTTCTTGGTTTTTCAAAATATACTCTCATGATTATTTCTAATTTATCTTTATAAATTTCTCGGAAATTTTTAATATATTTTGAATATTCCTTTGCCGCCTCAAGATCATGAATTGAACATGGACCCACAATGACTAAAAGCTTCTGATCATTATTATGCAAAATATTTTGTATCGATCTTCTTGTTTTAGATACTGTATTAGCAGAGGCGTGATTTAAAGGTATATCATTATGTAAACTGCTTGGAGGTATTAATGGACGTGTTTCAACAACATGTAAATCTGATGTCTTTTCTAAAGCTGAATTATTTGATGATGTCGTCATTGATTAATTAAAATGTTTGAATATTTAAAAAAGCATTTATGAATACTCTCCTTTTCAATATTAAAAATAACAATAGATTAGGGATTAAACCTTACTAATGAAAAATTTGGAAACATTGATCAAAGATTATGCAGATCACGTAGCTGAAAGAGCAGCCAAAGGGATACCTCCTTTACCTTTAAATGCTGAGCAAACAAATTGTATTACAAAATTATTGGAACAAGATAGTACTTACGATTCATCTTATTTACTTGATTTACTGATAAATAGAGTACCACCAGGAGTTGATGAGGCTGCTTATGTAAAAGCAAGCTGGCTTACGGCTATTGTTAATGCCGAAAAATATTGCAAATCAATTAATCCCGAAAAGGCAATTGAAATACTAGGAACAATGATAGGTGGATATAATGTGAATTCCCTGGTTGAAATACTTAAAGGAGAAAATAGTTTATTTGCAAAAAAAGCGGCAGAAGTTTTAAAAAATATTATTCTTGTTTACGACTCAGCTAATGAAATTTATGAATTATCTCAAAATAATATTTATGCAAAAGAGGTAATAAATAGTTGGGCAAATGCAGAATGGTTTACAAATAAAAAAGTTCTGGAGAAAGAGATTATATGTTTAGTATTTAAAGTTGACGGTGAGACAAACACAGACGACTTAT
Coding sequences:
- a CDS encoding 3-deoxy-7-phosphoheptulonate synthase, with product MTTSSNNSALEKTSDLHVVETRPLIPPSSLHNDIPLNHASANTVSKTRRSIQNILHNNDQKLLVIVGPCSIHDLEAAKEYSKYIKNFREIYKDKLEIIMRVYFEKPRTTIGWKGLINDPHLDDSYDINTGLRRARSLLSYLATIGIPSATELLDPIVPQYIADLISWTAIGARTTESQTHREMASGLSMPIGFKNGTDGSFATAINAMESASKSHHFLGVNENGMASIVNTTGNPDGHIVLRGGSKGPNFESEHVKRISDELRQCNLPHKVMIDCSHGNSNKDFRKQSKVLNNIASQISNGEKNILGVMLESHLKEGNQKLVKKEDLQFGRSITDACIDIETTKELLAILYNSLS
- a CDS encoding RpoD/SigA family RNA polymerase sigma factor; amino-acid sequence: MGIPLESAKSSSDNNFEEPRLPNTAGKSRKSKSSLTAKQSQKKSGRLASDSIGYYLSSIGRVPLLTPAEEIELAHHVQTMKKLLQTPETDRTQRNLYQIKIGKRARDRMMAANLRLVVSVAKKYQNQGLELLDLVQEGAIGLERAVDKFDPAMGYKFSTYAYWWIRQGMTRAIDNSARTIRLPIHISEKLSKMRRVSRELSHKFGRQPTRLEMANEMGIDQKDLEDLISQSAPCASLDAHARGEEDRSTLGELIPDPNCEEPMEGMDRTIQKEHLGTWLSQLNEREQKIMKLRFGLDGAEPLTLAEIGRQINVSRERVRQLEAKAILKLRVMTTHQKAA
- a CDS encoding diacylglycerol/polyprenol kinase family protein gives rise to the protein MIKFTVILLYLFLIFLISIVFKKYNEDSRETVRKIIHIGVGPLIPITQFLKINQNSALIFTGIVSLMVLINYTYKLFPTIEDVERKSYGTLFYCLSLFILIYLFWDKNPYALITGFFIMTFGDGLAGLIGKSFNSKSWIFFKQKKSLFGTATMFLTSFIVVCSIGYAQENNFNLNYFTIAFFATVLEQFSFLGIDNFIVPISSALFFNFFITS